The following are from one region of the Bactrocera oleae isolate idBacOlea1 chromosome 6, idBacOlea1, whole genome shotgun sequence genome:
- the LOC106619544 gene encoding T-box-containing protein TBX6L, whose protein sequence is MLSMTEFVDMRMQQQIAHELYRQQIMQRIPDPFPPMLPFHMPHHIIVPQRPALPGVKAKLENNELWKQFHRIGTEMIITKSGRRMFPSMRVSVSGLENEANYCVLLEMVPIGDCRFKFSGSHWIPAGGAEPQSPQRMFLHPDSPATGTHWQSQAIIFNKVKLTNNTLDNNGHIVLTSMHKYQPRFHIIRTSDLTQLPWSPQQAFVFPETEFVAVTAYQNDRITKLKIDNNPFAKGFRETGQSRCKRKLSTLNPDEEDIGENPSSPCKNSFACSEDDRISVSSGRMELGSIKRCRSFDSYDDDIYVNSTSSRSFDSISPPQYDETMYSAMAMYHREPIQYQSLNSPTIGISAATYLADAAKINPPISSTTDEMEPLLIHLPQKLNLQMHLPYSRLPHPHLPPITNITPEVTVLRNPTAMTHIIEEQTADNAAILSEATRTHNEEKVEPKQTKRNNFSISAILAF, encoded by the exons ATGCTAAGCATGACTGAGTTCGTGGATATGAGAATGCAACAGCAGATCGCGCATGAATTATATAGACAGCAAATTATGCAGCGTATTCCGG ATCCATTTCCACCTATGCTCCCTTTTCATATGCCCCATCACATAATAGTTCCCCAACGCCCGGCATTGCCTGGTGTAAAAGCAAAATTGGAAAACAACGAACTGTGGAAGCAGTTTCATAGAATCGGTACGGAAATGATCATTACAAAGAGCGGAAG GCGAATGTTTCCATCAATGCGTGTTTCAGTCTCTGGTCTCGAAAACGAAGCAAATTATTGTGTTTTGCTCGAAATGGTTCCCATTGGTGATTGTCGGTTTAAGTTTTCTGGATCGCATTGGATACCTGCTGGCGGAGCTGAGCCTCAGAGCCCCCAGCGAATGTTTCTGCATCCTGACAGCCCAGCCACAGGTACTCATTGGCAATCCCAAGCcattatttttaacaaagttaAACTCACCAATAATACACTGGACAACAATGGACAT ATTGTGCTCACCAGTATGCATAAGTATCAACCTCGATTCCACATCATCCGTACCTCAGACTTAACCCAGCTCCCTTGGTCTCCGCAGCAGGCTTTTGTTTTTCCAGAAACAGAATTCGTTGCAGTTACTGCTTACCAG AATGATCGAATTACAAAGTTAAAGATTGATAATAATCCTTTTGCCAAAGGATTTCGTGAAACGGGCCAGTCACGTTGCAAGCGCAAGCTGAGCACCTTGAATCCCGACGAAGAGGATATAGGGGAAAATCCATCCAGTCCCTGTAAAAATTCGTTTGCGTGTAGCGAAGATGATCGTATCAGCGTTAGCAGTGGACGGATGGAGTTAGGATCAATAAAACGCTGCCGTTCGTTCGACTCTTACGATGATGATATTTACGTAAACTCGACCAGTTCACGTAGCTTTGATAGTATATCGCCGCCCCAATATGATGAAACAATGTACTCGGCAATGGCAATGTACCACAGGGAACCTATACAGTATCAATCCTTAAATAGTCCGACCATAGGTATTTCCGCCGCTACATATTTAGCAGATGCAGCCAAGATCAATCCACCTATCTCCTCAACAACGGATGAAATGGAACCGTTGTTAATTCATCTgccacaaaaattaaatttacagatGCACTTGCCGTATTCGCGATTGCCACATCCACATCTTCCACCCATTACCAATATTACGCCGGAAGTTACAGTATTAAGAAATCCTACTGCGATGACGCATATAATTGAAGAACAAACTGCAGACAACGCAGCAATATTATCCGAAGCCACCAGAACACATAACGAAGAAAAAGTAGAGCCGAAACAAACGAAGCGCAATAACTTTAGCATATCTGCGATTTTAGCATTctaa